The following are encoded together in the Bradymonas sediminis genome:
- a CDS encoding tetratricopeptide repeat protein: protein MSLPIKFVLPGLLALAMVSVGCNQDRAIAVDHLNKGVQSYQAGESMTAIKELKLARDQDPTYAEPALFLGDIYYQRVNNLVEAEASYREAIKRDPENIDAYYKLGAVLFDKGDASQAVAAFQQVVQKDETHAKAWFRMGLSQAAIGSYPEAVESYMKSIRANPRMKIDKDDPGGAAYHALGDLYARFSFYDKSLAVYENGILNNQESSQLYAGRGMAEQSLKRPADAEKSLEKALEMDPQNVAATFNLAVAKHSLGQKDGAIKVLENFLNRASDPARRQAAQGLLQSLRTTDSEVAQQ, encoded by the coding sequence ATGAGTCTTCCGATCAAATTCGTCCTCCCGGGCTTGCTTGCCCTTGCGATGGTGTCGGTGGGGTGCAACCAGGACCGGGCCATCGCGGTCGACCACCTGAATAAGGGCGTGCAGAGTTATCAGGCCGGCGAGTCGATGACGGCGATTAAGGAGCTTAAGCTGGCGCGCGACCAGGACCCGACCTATGCCGAACCGGCGCTATTCCTCGGCGATATATACTACCAGCGGGTGAATAACCTGGTGGAGGCCGAGGCCTCGTATCGCGAGGCGATTAAGCGAGACCCGGAGAATATCGACGCCTATTATAAGCTCGGCGCGGTGCTCTTTGATAAGGGGGACGCTTCGCAGGCGGTCGCTGCTTTTCAGCAGGTCGTCCAGAAGGACGAGACCCACGCGAAGGCCTGGTTTCGCATGGGCCTGAGTCAGGCGGCGATTGGCTCTTATCCCGAAGCGGTCGAGAGCTATATGAAGTCGATTCGCGCCAACCCGCGCATGAAGATTGACAAGGACGACCCGGGCGGGGCCGCGTATCACGCGCTCGGCGACCTCTACGCGCGCTTTAGCTTCTACGATAAGTCATTGGCCGTGTATGAGAATGGCATCCTGAATAATCAGGAGTCCTCGCAGCTGTACGCGGGCCGCGGCATGGCCGAGCAGAGCCTTAAGCGGCCGGCCGACGCCGAGAAGAGCCTGGAGAAGGCATTGGAGATGGACCCGCAGAATGTCGCGGCGACCTTCAACCTGGCCGTCGCCAAGCATTCGCTGGGGCAGAAGGACGGCGCGATAAAGGTGCTGGAGAATTTCCTGAACCGCGCCAGTGACCCGGCGCGCCGGCAGGCGGCGCAGGGGTTGCTTCAAAGCCTTCGAACCACCGATAGCGAGGTCGCTCAGCAGTGA
- a CDS encoding AgmX/PglI C-terminal domain-containing protein: MVCVSMKLELRERHIFSLLILFLALVSSGCSTQVGARAGESSATATLGDPLINGSLDDAVVRQVAGENRRDLTRCYQMGLADDRALSGQVNIRLSIAPTGGVQAALLTNSTLKNDDVETCILKEVQLWVFPTTEDGDGVEVEYPFDFSNH; this comes from the coding sequence ATGGTCTGCGTATCTATGAAGCTTGAGCTCAGAGAGCGACACATCTTTAGCCTTCTTATTCTGTTTCTAGCGCTTGTCTCATCTGGGTGCAGCACCCAGGTGGGCGCGCGGGCCGGCGAAAGTAGCGCCACCGCGACCCTTGGCGATCCATTGATCAATGGATCGCTCGACGACGCCGTTGTGCGTCAGGTGGCCGGAGAGAATCGCCGCGACTTGACCCGCTGCTACCAGATGGGGTTGGCCGACGATCGCGCGCTCAGCGGGCAGGTGAATATTCGCTTGTCCATCGCGCCGACCGGGGGTGTGCAGGCTGCATTGCTCACGAATTCGACGCTCAAGAATGACGACGTCGAGACGTGTATCCTCAAGGAAGTTCAACTTTGGGTCTTCCCGACCACTGAGGATGGTGACGGCGTCGAGGTTGAGTACCCGTTTGATTTCTCGAACCATTGA
- a CDS encoding AgmX/PglI C-terminal domain-containing protein yields MSLLAWSVALALSACSTQSQVVAEDASVPAQVRADDKVGATAGPEGADDTRAGSSDEGAPPKGSLPRSVILRVVTENTSELVACYEAELRRDPTLAGQVNVRFRIANSGDVDSVSVSRSTLDNPIVESCIVANIARWRFPEPEGDGIVVVNYPFNFSRGGEGKDAKAKKGAPVLDAATISNIVKANEPQLQKCYQETLEKHPSLAGDVAVKFTIENSGAVTDAVVMSSTLQSSEVESCITYTMLTWRFPPSADGDVVATKTFAFRIKQPYL; encoded by the coding sequence ATGAGCCTGCTTGCCTGGTCTGTGGCGCTCGCCCTCTCGGCTTGTAGCACCCAATCGCAGGTTGTCGCCGAAGATGCGAGCGTGCCGGCGCAGGTGCGAGCCGACGACAAGGTGGGCGCGACCGCTGGGCCTGAAGGCGCGGACGATACGCGCGCGGGCTCGTCAGACGAAGGTGCCCCACCGAAAGGCTCGCTTCCCCGCTCGGTAATCCTTCGCGTCGTCACCGAGAACACGTCCGAACTCGTCGCCTGCTATGAAGCGGAATTGCGGCGCGATCCGACGCTAGCCGGTCAGGTGAATGTTAGGTTTAGGATCGCCAACTCTGGCGATGTGGACTCCGTGAGCGTCTCTCGCTCGACGCTAGATAACCCGATCGTGGAATCCTGCATCGTGGCAAATATCGCACGGTGGCGGTTCCCCGAGCCGGAGGGGGATGGGATTGTGGTGGTGAACTACCCCTTCAATTTCTCCAGGGGCGGTGAGGGTAAAGATGCCAAGGCAAAAAAAGGCGCCCCGGTTTTGGATGCCGCGACCATTAGCAACATCGTTAAGGCGAACGAGCCTCAACTTCAAAAATGCTATCAGGAGACGCTCGAAAAACATCCGTCGCTTGCCGGAGACGTGGCGGTTAAGTTTACCATCGAAAATTCCGGGGCGGTCACTGACGCGGTGGTCATGAGCTCGACCCTTCAAAGCAGCGAGGTGGAGTCGTGTATCACCTATACGATGCTGACCTGGCGTTTTCCGCCGTCGGCCGACGGTGACGTCGTGGCGACCAAAACCTTCGCGTTTCGGATCAAGCAGCCTTATTTGTGA
- a CDS encoding AgmX/PglI C-terminal domain-containing protein codes for MSQNSRRLRFEIVQNGEVIRTEELDQDVIKVGKLASSHLRLDDPNVSRIHAVIEKGSGGAYSVIDLGSASGSFLNGEKITKDELKSGDELTFGDTVVRVEFVDATAQAAAPAASATVNAGVTQQAQAEVAPEPTGPTMVTLEDGSVVEAFAQQGYYDENSNYIPFWYDESGQSNPGYGYYDEQGAWQVVYGYYDPEGEWIATESPIGFGGGAPSEPAYARTPDSEIYQDEFFESSGGDTLEVAMLWSDHVLSVNSYNTARTVSIGPDTKNDFIVHEEGIAQSESFPLVSYEANSYAVVFLPGMNGVIRDQDTQYTLEEAVAQNIARPSSTVSGAFEVRLGARTSARVDVGETTFLIHFTDMPAVIGGGFAIDTAPLPYLAVSAVAHILFILLVLNVPSSADSLDLDGFSAQDRFVEMLMKPEQEEEVEPDWLGAGDDNEEAAKHKGDEGQAGEEDAPDEDNRMAVKGPPDNTDMEIKKAEDTNIAMNAGVMKVFNDNQISSMWGSGESSIGSDAVHAIGSLDKGAEFGASKGFGGLGVRGAGRGGGGVSESGIGMANVGTAGRGGGGGGGGTGYGKGASNLGEKDDKLPTIVPGKPQITGSLDKEIIRRVVRKHRRELTNCYQMELQKNKNLAGQVKVKFTIAGSGSVIAAVVSSSTMKNRTVESCITGKIQRWIFPEPKGGGIVVVNYPFNFSKQ; via the coding sequence ATGAGTCAAAACAGCCGAAGACTTCGCTTTGAAATCGTCCAGAATGGGGAAGTAATTCGGACGGAAGAGCTTGACCAGGACGTGATTAAAGTTGGCAAGCTTGCCAGCTCGCATCTGCGTCTCGACGATCCAAACGTGTCTCGCATCCATGCGGTGATCGAGAAGGGGTCGGGCGGAGCCTATAGTGTCATCGATCTCGGGAGCGCGAGCGGCAGCTTCCTCAATGGTGAGAAGATCACCAAAGACGAGCTGAAGTCGGGCGACGAGCTGACCTTCGGCGACACGGTGGTTCGCGTTGAGTTTGTCGACGCCACGGCGCAGGCCGCGGCGCCGGCAGCGAGCGCGACCGTCAACGCCGGTGTCACCCAGCAGGCTCAGGCTGAAGTTGCCCCAGAGCCGACCGGCCCGACCATGGTCACCCTCGAGGACGGAAGCGTCGTAGAGGCTTTCGCTCAGCAGGGGTATTACGACGAAAATAGCAACTATATTCCATTCTGGTACGACGAGAGCGGTCAGTCGAACCCCGGCTACGGTTATTATGACGAGCAAGGGGCTTGGCAGGTCGTCTACGGGTATTACGACCCCGAAGGCGAGTGGATCGCGACGGAGTCACCCATCGGGTTTGGCGGCGGCGCCCCCAGCGAGCCGGCTTATGCGCGCACTCCCGACAGCGAGATCTATCAGGACGAATTCTTTGAAAGCTCGGGCGGCGACACGCTCGAGGTCGCGATGCTCTGGTCCGACCACGTTTTGTCGGTCAATAGCTACAATACCGCCCGCACCGTCTCTATCGGTCCGGATACCAAGAACGACTTTATCGTTCACGAAGAGGGCATCGCGCAGAGCGAGTCCTTCCCGCTGGTCTCCTATGAGGCCAACTCTTATGCTGTGGTTTTCCTGCCCGGCATGAACGGCGTTATCAGGGACCAGGACACCCAATATACCCTCGAAGAGGCGGTCGCGCAGAATATCGCGCGTCCGAGTTCGACGGTGTCCGGCGCCTTCGAAGTCCGCCTTGGCGCCCGCACCAGCGCACGCGTGGACGTCGGCGAGACGACCTTTTTGATCCACTTTACCGATATGCCGGCGGTGATCGGTGGTGGCTTCGCGATCGATACCGCGCCGCTGCCCTATCTTGCGGTCAGTGCCGTCGCTCATATTTTGTTCATCCTCCTCGTGCTCAACGTCCCGAGCAGCGCCGATAGCCTGGACCTCGACGGGTTCAGCGCGCAAGACCGCTTCGTTGAGATGTTGATGAAGCCCGAGCAGGAAGAAGAGGTCGAGCCCGACTGGCTGGGCGCGGGCGACGATAACGAAGAGGCCGCCAAGCATAAGGGTGACGAGGGCCAGGCGGGTGAAGAGGACGCGCCTGACGAGGATAACCGCATGGCGGTTAAAGGGCCGCCGGATAATACCGATATGGAGATCAAGAAGGCCGAGGACACCAATATCGCGATGAACGCCGGTGTCATGAAGGTCTTCAATGACAACCAGATCAGCAGCATGTGGGGCAGCGGCGAGAGCTCGATTGGCTCGGACGCGGTTCACGCCATTGGCAGCCTGGATAAGGGCGCTGAATTCGGCGCATCCAAAGGCTTCGGCGGACTCGGCGTGCGTGGCGCGGGTCGCGGCGGCGGCGGCGTCTCCGAGAGCGGCATCGGCATGGCGAACGTTGGCACCGCAGGTCGCGGTGGTGGCGGCGGAGGCGGCGGAACTGGCTACGGGAAGGGCGCCAGCAACCTCGGTGAGAAAGACGATAAGCTTCCGACCATCGTTCCGGGTAAGCCTCAGATCACCGGCTCGCTGGACAAAGAGATCATTCGCCGTGTCGTGCGCAAGCATCGCCGTGAGTTGACCAACTGCTATCAGATGGAGCTGCAGAAGAACAAAAACCTGGCCGGTCAGGTCAAGGTCAAGTTCACCATCGCCGGCAGCGGCAGCGTCATCGCCGCCGTGGTGTCGAGCTCAACGATGAAGAACCGCACGGTCGAGTCCTGCATCACCGGTAAGATTCAGCGTTGGATCTTCCCGGAGCCCAAGGGCGGCGGCATCGTCGTGGTCAACTACCCCTTCAACTTCTCGAAGCAATAA
- a CDS encoding tetratricopeptide repeat protein: MKPSKTNSARTFRRILLSLSAALLLAATGCSSSSSTVKTDPVTAAEGGTASQDAIEKFTEAVEVYEKRGDAGLDDAISKLEDAVDVDPAFGKAWFNLGVLYEKKGEKGEAVKAYTKASEASVKLGDSFVNLGMLALDDGKPDEARRYFDRALEAESYNAAAHNNLSVFYRQDRDFPAAVRHARLSLAGDASNIEAYSNLARIYYRRGNFDVAKLVILNALKMPDGPNNPDLHNILGLVEIERNDVTEGIRQFEKAVELAPKHVPALLNLGAVVLNVRDYPRALELFERVLALEPDSITAEISIAVAKRGMGDLAAADKIYQEILTKDPENAVVQFNLGVLEHEHKAQQAMIGADREPPKPAEEQTASAQMRASAEQIEWNVANIKSAVEHYQASIEHYRSFLAYDKSGNEARRAEANKRIGQVSELIGATREQIPSLESTAEELRQQAEEFAREEAAAAQEAEQEAPDADAEEAPVEANAGGDGA, encoded by the coding sequence ATGAAGCCATCAAAAACGAACTCCGCACGCACCTTCCGGCGCATTCTACTTTCGCTGAGCGCCGCGCTCCTTTTGGCCGCGACGGGCTGCTCGAGCAGCTCCTCGACGGTTAAAACGGACCCCGTCACCGCAGCCGAAGGCGGCACGGCGAGTCAGGACGCGATCGAGAAATTCACCGAAGCGGTGGAGGTTTACGAGAAGCGGGGCGACGCCGGATTGGATGATGCCATCTCGAAGCTCGAAGACGCGGTCGACGTGGACCCGGCCTTTGGCAAGGCCTGGTTTAACCTGGGCGTGCTCTACGAGAAGAAGGGCGAGAAGGGCGAAGCCGTCAAGGCGTATACGAAGGCGTCCGAGGCGTCGGTTAAGCTCGGTGATTCCTTTGTGAACCTGGGCATGTTGGCCCTCGATGACGGCAAGCCCGATGAGGCTCGCCGCTATTTCGACCGGGCGTTGGAGGCTGAGAGCTATAACGCCGCGGCGCATAATAACCTGAGCGTTTTCTATCGCCAGGACCGCGACTTCCCGGCCGCCGTGCGCCACGCGCGCCTGTCGCTGGCCGGTGACGCGAGCAATATCGAGGCGTACTCAAACCTCGCGCGCATCTATTATCGCCGCGGCAACTTCGACGTGGCCAAGCTCGTTATCCTCAACGCGCTTAAGATGCCCGACGGGCCGAATAACCCGGACCTTCATAATATCCTGGGGTTGGTCGAGATCGAGCGAAACGACGTCACCGAGGGCATCCGTCAGTTTGAGAAAGCGGTTGAGTTGGCGCCCAAACATGTGCCGGCGTTGCTTAACCTCGGGGCGGTCGTGCTTAACGTTCGTGACTACCCGCGCGCGTTGGAGCTCTTTGAGCGCGTCCTGGCGCTTGAGCCCGACAGCATCACCGCCGAGATCTCGATCGCGGTCGCCAAGCGCGGCATGGGAGACCTGGCTGCGGCGGACAAGATCTACCAGGAGATTCTTACAAAGGACCCCGAGAACGCCGTGGTTCAGTTTAACCTGGGCGTGCTCGAGCATGAGCACAAGGCGCAGCAGGCGATGATCGGCGCAGACCGCGAGCCGCCGAAGCCCGCCGAGGAGCAAACCGCGTCGGCTCAGATGCGCGCCAGCGCCGAGCAGATTGAGTGGAACGTCGCCAATATCAAGAGCGCCGTCGAGCATTACCAGGCATCCATCGAGCATTATCGCAGCTTTCTTGCCTACGACAAAAGCGGCAACGAGGCGCGGCGCGCCGAGGCGAATAAGCGCATCGGTCAGGTCTCGGAGTTGATCGGCGCGACGCGCGAGCAGATTCCCTCGCTGGAGTCGACCGCTGAGGAACTTCGACAGCAGGCCGAAGAGTTCGCGCGTGAAGAGGCCGCCGCGGCGCAAGAAGCCGAACAGGAGGCCCCGGACGCCGACGCTGAGGAGGCGCCGGTGGAGGCCAACGCCGGCGGCGATGGCGCCTGA